Proteins encoded together in one Bombus pascuorum chromosome 16, iyBomPasc1.1, whole genome shotgun sequence window:
- the LOC132915295 gene encoding dynein beta chain, ciliary-like, whose product MDKKDDEKKEEDPRLEYMFNYLTYSRKLKADRWAKMLSNADFKDLITKFFGTASEMVLVLQLTPAGVLVPYLEITQSKRKQTYFLKRKPQKVTEDNYKDLLIPGDMAPNPIEELAVLVEDAYVPILSNPKNHVGWPEVVRKDVKKQVYDLRSLIWQVQRYLFKK is encoded by the exons ATGGATAAGAAGGATGATGAGAAAAAGGAGGAGGATCCGCGATTGGaatatatgtttaattatCTGACGTattcgagaaaattaaaagccGACAGATGGGCGAAAATGTTATCCAATGCGGATTTCAAG GATTTAATCACGAAGTTCTTTGGAACTGCATCGGAGATGGTCCTTGTGTTGCAACTGACACCCGCCGGTGTCTTAGTACCCTATCTCGAAATAACGCAATCTAAGAGAAAGCAGACGTACTTCTTGAAGAGGAAGCCCCAAAAGGTCACTGAGGATAACTACAAAGATTTGTTGATACCAGGTGACATGGCACCGAATCCGATCGAGGAACTGGCGGTGCTTGTAGAAGAT GCATACGTACCTATTTTATCTAATCCAAAAAATCACGTTGGGTGGCCGGAAGTTGTTCGGAAAGATGTTAAGAAACAAGTATACGACCTTCGAAGTCTAATATGGCAGGtacaaagatatttatttaaaaaatag